Proteins from a single region of Butyrivibrio fibrisolvens:
- the miaB gene encoding tRNA (N6-isopentenyl adenosine(37)-C2)-methylthiotransferase MiaB, protein MDKVSINGNDIYEVDEEMEALIEAADLDGKVPEAEPQRQYYFIKKARRYVDELAKELGRRPLACSVAFGCQMNARDSEKILGVLKAVGYEETDSEKAEFVIYNTCTVRDNADQRVYGRLGYAGSLKKKNPHMKIGVCGCMMQEQVAVEKIKKSYRQVDLIFGTHNLFKFAELLCTMFESDRMVIDIWKGTNEIVEDLPVARKYPFKSGVNITFGCDNFCTYCIVPYVRGRERSRDPKDIVREVEKLVADGVKEVMLLGQNVNSYGTGLPDDKKISFAQLLNEVCKVEGLERVRFMTPHPKDLSQELIDVIKANPKVARHIHLPLQSGSTEILRRMNRKYTREQYLDLALKIRRELPDAAITTDIIVGFPGETNADVDDTIDIVKQVKYDNAFTFIYSKRTGTPAAGFEQVLSEEEIKSNFDRLLKVVQETAHAQSARFNDTDQRVLVESLNEQDASLVTGRMSNNTLVHFEGGEDLIGQFVDVHLDECKGFYYLGHRI, encoded by the coding sequence ATGGATAAAGTTTCAATTAATGGCAATGATATATATGAAGTAGACGAAGAGATGGAAGCTCTTATAGAGGCTGCCGACCTTGATGGAAAGGTACCTGAGGCAGAGCCCCAGAGACAGTACTACTTTATCAAAAAGGCAAGACGCTACGTTGATGAGCTCGCAAAAGAACTTGGCAGAAGACCTCTTGCCTGTAGCGTAGCTTTTGGATGCCAGATGAACGCGCGTGATTCCGAGAAGATCCTTGGAGTCTTAAAAGCAGTAGGCTATGAAGAGACAGATTCAGAAAAGGCTGAATTTGTTATCTACAACACCTGCACAGTCCGCGATAACGCAGATCAGCGTGTTTACGGCCGCCTTGGATATGCAGGAAGCCTTAAGAAAAAGAATCCTCATATGAAGATAGGTGTCTGCGGCTGCATGATGCAGGAGCAGGTTGCTGTTGAGAAGATCAAAAAGAGCTACCGTCAGGTAGACCTTATATTTGGTACACACAATCTCTTTAAGTTTGCAGAGCTTTTGTGTACCATGTTCGAGTCAGACAGAATGGTAATCGATATCTGGAAGGGCACTAACGAAATCGTTGAAGACCTTCCTGTTGCAAGAAAATATCCATTCAAGTCAGGCGTTAACATTACATTTGGATGCGACAATTTCTGTACTTATTGTATAGTTCCATACGTAAGAGGAAGAGAGAGAAGTAGAGATCCTAAAGACATCGTAAGAGAAGTTGAAAAGCTTGTAGCTGACGGCGTTAAGGAAGTTATGCTCCTTGGTCAGAACGTTAACTCTTATGGTACAGGTCTTCCTGATGACAAGAAGATATCTTTTGCTCAGCTTCTGAATGAAGTGTGCAAGGTTGAAGGACTTGAAAGAGTCAGATTCATGACTCCTCACCCTAAGGATCTGTCTCAGGAACTTATCGACGTTATCAAGGCTAATCCTAAGGTTGCAAGACATATACACCTTCCTCTTCAGTCAGGAAGCACAGAGATCCTTAGACGCATGAACAGAAAGTATACAAGAGAGCAGTATCTTGATCTTGCGCTTAAGATAAGGCGTGAACTCCCTGATGCAGCCATCACTACAGATATCATCGTAGGTTTCCCTGGAGAAACAAACGCTGACGTAGATGATACAATTGATATAGTTAAGCAGGTTAAGTATGACAATGCTTTTACCTTCATCTACTCTAAGCGTACAGGAACACCGGCTGCAGGATTTGAGCAGGTTTTATCTGAAGAAGAGATAAAGAGTAATTTTGACAGACTCCTTAAAGTCGTTCAGGAAACTGCGCATGCACAGTCAGCGCGTTTCAATGATACAGACCAGAGAGTTCTTGTAGAGTCACTTAACGAGCAGGATGCATCACTTGTTACAGGCCGTATGTCCAACAATACACTTGTACATTTTGAAGGTGGTGAAGACCTGATCGGCCAGTTCGTTGACGTTCATCTTGATGAATGCAAAGGATTTTATTATCTCGGACACAGGATCTGA
- the mutS gene encoding DNA mismatch repair protein MutS — protein MMQHYLKTKEENPGCLLFYRLGDFYEMFFEDAEIVSRELELTLTGKACGLPERAPMCGIPYHAVDTYLTRLVKSGYKVAICEQVEDPKQAKGIVKRDVIRVVTPGTNIDAQSLEETQNNYIMCLFYGSDITGIAISDVSTGDFYLTEASKLRNVLDEIAKYRPSEIICNEAFVMSGVDLEDLKSRMGISIYPLDGRYFDEDTGKKAIMNQFHVSSLIGLGIDDFKVGTIAAGAMIQYLLEMAKSDLSNITHITPYLTSKYMLLDTSTRRNLELTETLRDKQKRGTLLWVLDKTKTAMGARMLRSFIEQPLIDLEEMKARQDAVDALLCSSVSRDEIREYLSPVYDLERIMSRISYKTANPRDLLSFRNSIKMLPAIRIALEDMKGNKELDRIYSEIDELRDIYDLIDSAIVEEPPITIREGGMIKEGYSEDIDHFRQARSNGKQWLAELEAKVKEETGIKNLRIKYSNVFGYAFEVTNSFKDLVPDTFTRKQTLTNCERYTTPELKELEDTILNAEDKLNGLEYEAFCDVRDKVCGQIQRIQRTAKAIACLDVYASLAFVAERNHFVKPVLSENGAIRIKEGRHPVVEAMMDRTDLFISNDTFLDNKKHLISIITGPNMAGKSTYMRQTALIVLMAQIGSFVPATSAEIGVVDRIFTRVGASDDLGSGQSTFMVEMNEVANILRNATSKSLLILDEIGRGTSTYDGLSIAWAVIEHIANRKYLGAKTLFATHYHELTELEGKIDSVRNYCIAVKEKGDDIVFLRKIIKGGADKSYGIEVARLAGIPAMVTDRAKQICAQLVDSDITEKVQEIAALTDDKSSKKSSPRHYDQVDLNQMTLFESVSDEDVLRELEEIDITNMTPMDALNTLYKLQSDLKNRWKGNVS, from the coding sequence ATGATGCAGCACTATCTTAAGACTAAAGAAGAGAATCCGGGCTGCCTTCTTTTTTACAGACTCGGAGACTTCTATGAGATGTTCTTTGAAGATGCTGAGATTGTCAGCAGAGAACTTGAGCTCACACTTACAGGTAAAGCCTGCGGCCTTCCTGAGAGAGCTCCAATGTGCGGTATTCCATATCACGCAGTTGATACCTACCTTACAAGACTTGTAAAGAGTGGTTACAAGGTAGCTATCTGCGAGCAGGTTGAAGATCCCAAACAGGCTAAGGGCATTGTCAAAAGAGACGTAATAAGAGTTGTTACTCCCGGAACCAATATTGATGCCCAGTCTCTTGAAGAGACACAGAATAATTACATAATGTGCCTCTTTTACGGAAGCGACATAACAGGTATAGCAATAAGCGACGTATCAACAGGTGACTTTTATCTGACAGAAGCAAGTAAGCTTCGAAACGTACTTGATGAAATCGCCAAGTACCGCCCGTCAGAGATCATCTGTAACGAAGCCTTTGTTATGAGCGGAGTAGACCTTGAAGATCTAAAGAGCAGGATGGGTATCTCAATCTATCCTCTTGATGGCAGATATTTTGATGAGGACACTGGCAAAAAAGCTATCATGAACCAGTTCCATGTAAGCTCTCTTATAGGCCTTGGAATAGACGACTTTAAAGTTGGAACTATTGCAGCCGGAGCTATGATCCAGTACCTTTTGGAGATGGCTAAGTCAGACCTTTCCAACATCACTCATATAACACCATATCTTACAAGTAAGTACATGCTCCTTGATACGTCCACAAGACGTAATCTTGAGCTTACAGAGACACTTCGTGATAAGCAGAAAAGAGGTACGCTTCTCTGGGTCCTTGATAAAACAAAGACCGCAATGGGAGCAAGAATGCTCAGAAGCTTTATTGAGCAGCCTCTTATAGATCTTGAAGAGATGAAAGCAAGACAAGATGCTGTTGACGCTCTTTTATGCAGCTCAGTATCCCGTGATGAGATAAGAGAGTACCTTTCACCTGTTTACGATCTTGAAAGGATCATGAGCCGCATCAGCTATAAGACAGCTAATCCTCGTGACCTTCTTTCATTCAGGAATTCCATCAAGATGCTTCCTGCAATCCGTATAGCACTTGAGGACATGAAAGGAAATAAAGAGCTTGACAGGATCTATTCTGAGATCGACGAACTTAGAGATATATATGATCTTATCGACAGCGCTATCGTTGAAGAGCCTCCTATTACTATAAGAGAAGGCGGAATGATCAAAGAAGGCTATAGTGAAGATATAGATCATTTCAGACAGGCACGTTCTAACGGCAAGCAGTGGCTTGCAGAACTTGAAGCAAAGGTTAAGGAAGAGACCGGTATCAAGAATCTTCGTATCAAGTACAGCAACGTATTTGGATACGCATTCGAAGTTACTAATTCATTCAAAGACCTTGTGCCTGATACTTTTACAAGAAAACAGACTCTTACTAACTGCGAGAGATATACAACACCTGAACTTAAAGAACTTGAGGATACTATCCTTAATGCAGAAGATAAGCTTAACGGCCTTGAATACGAGGCTTTCTGCGATGTAAGAGATAAGGTCTGCGGACAGATTCAGAGGATTCAGCGTACAGCCAAGGCTATAGCTTGTCTTGACGTATATGCATCTCTTGCCTTTGTTGCAGAGAGAAACCACTTCGTTAAGCCTGTTCTTTCAGAAAACGGAGCTATCAGGATCAAAGAAGGAAGACACCCTGTTGTAGAAGCTATGATGGATCGTACAGATCTTTTCATATCAAATGACACCTTCCTTGATAACAAAAAGCACCTGATATCAATTATTACAGGTCCTAACATGGCCGGTAAGTCAACTTATATGAGACAGACTGCTCTTATCGTTCTTATGGCTCAGATAGGAAGCTTTGTACCTGCTACAAGCGCTGAGATCGGCGTTGTAGACAGGATATTTACAAGAGTTGGAGCAAGTGATGACCTTGGAAGCGGCCAGTCTACTTTCATGGTTGAGATGAACGAAGTTGCCAACATCCTTCGAAATGCGACAAGTAAGAGTCTCCTTATCCTTGATGAGATAGGACGAGGAACATCCACTTATGACGGCCTTTCTATCGCATGGGCAGTTATAGAGCATATCGCAAACAGGAAATATCTTGGTGCTAAGACACTTTTTGCAACTCACTACCACGAGCTTACAGAGCTTGAGGGCAAAATAGATTCAGTAAGGAACTACTGCATCGCTGTTAAGGAAAAAGGCGATGACATCGTATTCCTTAGAAAGATCATAAAGGGCGGCGCAGATAAGAGCTACGGTATTGAAGTTGCAAGACTTGCAGGAATCCCTGCAATGGTAACTGACAGAGCCAAGCAGATATGTGCCCAGCTCGTTGACAGCGATATAACTGAGAAAGTTCAGGAGATCGCAGCACTTACTGATGATAAGTCATCTAAGAAGTCTTCACCAAGGCACTACGATCAGGTTGATCTTAACCAGATGACCCTGTTCGAAAGTGTAAGTGATGAAGATGTACTCAGGGAGCTTGAGGAAATCGACATAACCAACATGACACCGATGGATGCACTTAATACACTTTATAAGCTTCAAAGCGACCTTAAAAATCGTTGGAAAGGGAATGTAAGCTAA